The Corynebacterium sphenisci DSM 44792 genome includes the window GCCGGGCGAGGTAGTCGCGCATCGCGGGGTCGGGCTGCGTCTCCTCCACGAAGCGCGCCCACCGCGAACCGGGCAGGGCGTCGGGGTCGTAGGCGGCGGCGGCGCCGCGGGTGACCAGCAACGCGGGGTCCGGGGCCGCGACGCGGACGGGTGCGGCCGGGTCGGTGGCGAGATGCAGGTAGGCGCCGCCGGCGGTGGCGACCACGCCGGGGGCGGCGTCGAAGGCGGCGCGGTCGCGGCGGATGCGGGGGTGGGTTTCCAGCAGCGCGGCTGCCGCGGCGGTGCGTCGCTGCGACTCCATCCACGGCACCTGGGCGAGGGGCCGCCACGGGGCGTGGTCATCGGCCCACACGTAGCGGTCGCAGTCGGGGTTGTCGGGGTCGGCCGGCTCGATTTCCCCGGCGTCCAGCGCCGCGTCACGGGCCTCCGCGGCGCGGCTTTTCGCGGTGATCGGCTCGTAGACCTCGATGTGCGGGCCCACCGCCGCGCCGTCGTCGGTGTAGCGGCGGTGGGTGAGGGCGGCGATTCCGCTGGTCAGGGCGTCGGGGCGGTCCTGCCACACGGTACCGTCCCAGACGAGCGCGACGCCGCGGCCGGCGTCGTAGACCAGGGCCCCGTCCAGGGCGGCGGCGACTGCGCTGGCGACCGCCGCTTCGGTCGCCTCGACGCTGGCGACGCGGCGGGGGTACGGCATGGTGGTGCGTGCGTGGAAGGTGGCCGGCGCGGCGGTGGGGTCGGCGGCGGCGAAGAGCGCCGCCGGCGGGGTGGATGAGGGACGGTAAACGCCCATGGTAAGGTAGCTCCTGTAGCTATTTGGGCGGCTTTCGGGCTGCTCACCCCCCGCATCGGTGGCAGCCGATGCGGGGGTTTTTCTTCGCCCGAATGCCAGGGGGGGCTGGGGGTCAGGCGGCCTTGCGGCGGGGCGCGCGGCGGCGGCCGCGGGTGGTGGCCTCGACGGCCCGCACCCCGCGCAGGGACCGGGGGGTGGGGTGGCCGGCGGTGAGGCCGAGGACGGCGGCGCGCTCGTGGGCGTCGCTGTAGGCGGCGCACGCGTCGCGGAGGGCGTCGTAGGCGGCCTCGACCTCGCCGGGGCCGGCGTCAAGGCCGGCGAGGGTGGCGGCGACCACCTCGGCGGCGCGGGCGGCGGGGTCGGCGTGCTGGTCGTGCTGGTCGTGGTGCTCGGTCATGGGTTTTCTCCTGGGGGTAGGGCGGGCCGTGGCCCGCGGTGGGGGGGTTAGGCGGCGGGCTGCGGGGCGTCCGCGAGGGCCGCGGCGAGGGCGTCGTCATCGAGGCCGAGGGCGTCGATGATCGGGCGCGTGGGCCAGCGGACCGCGGTACCGACGCGGATGGGCATCACCGTGCCCTCGGGCGTGGCGACCCCTTCGTTGCGCCACGTGCGCACGTACAGGGTCTGCCGTGAGACTCCGAGGACGCGCGCAGCCTGTGCGGTGGAGAGGGTCGGGGGGGTCATGGGGGTGTCCTCCTGGTCGGGTAACGGGCGTAACACGCAATATAGCCCCGCTCCCCCACCCCCTTATGGGGCTGTCGCGCCGGTAGCGCACCCCGGCGCGGGGGTAGCGCGACCCGGTATCATCCCGGCGCGCTAAAATGGTCCCCTGACCAGCGCGGACGTACTGTGACGAATATCACTCCGCCTACTTCCGGTAGCACGCCCCGTACCGCGCCCCGTATCGCGTGAGGAGCGCCCTTGGCCCGCGGCCGCCCACCCCTCCCCCCAGGCAGCATCGGCACCTGTCGCACCGTGCCGGCCCCCGGCGGGGGTTTTCAGGCCCGCGGGCAGGTGCGCCGCCGCGACGGCTCCCGCGTGCGCGTGAGCCGCACCCGCGCGTCCCGCGCGGCGGCGGGAATCGCGTGGCGGCAGGCGGCGGTGGAGGAGGCCGCGCGGACGCGATACGGGGACACCGCCGGCGGGGACGCCGCCGGGCTCACCGACGCGTCCACCGTGGTCGAGCTGGTGGGGGCGTGGCTGGACTCCCGCGAGGGCGACCTGTCCCCCGCCAGCCGGCGAATTTACCGCGCGGCTTTGGACCATCAAATAGCCCCCTACCTGGGAGATTTGGTGCTGCGGGAGGTCGGGCCGCGCGCCGTCCAGGCCGCCGCCGACCGCATGACGCCCCAATCGTGGCGGCGGGCGCGGGTGGTCCTGCGCGGCGCGTGGCAGTGGGGGCTGCGGATGGAGGTCGTGGCGCACGACCCGATCACCCCCACCACCCCACCCCGCGTCCCCGCCCGTGACCCCCAGGCCCTCACCCCCGGCGAGGTCCGCGACACCATCGCCGCGGTGGCGGCGCGCACCAATGACCCCGACATCCCCGGCCCCCGCCCCCGCCACCCGTGGCTGGGGGCGCTTTGCGTGGTCCTGCTTGGCACCGGCCTGCGGGTGTCGGAGGCCACCGCGATGCGGTGGGGCGACCTGGACCTTGACGATGACGCTGCCCCGTCCCTCCTGGTGCGGCCCGTAAAGACCCGCCACGGCACGCTGGCCCGCCGACGCCGGGTGGTCCTCCCCCGCTACGCCGCCGCCACCCTGCGGGAGTGGCGGCCGGCGGGGGCTGACCCCGCTGCCCCGGTGTGGGCCACGTCGGCGGGCACGGCCGTGGCCCCCGGTGCGGTGCACCGCGCGATGCGCGCGGTGGCCGCCTACGCCGCCCAGCGGGGCCTGCCCTACCCCGACCCCGCCCCCACCCCCCACGCGTTCCGGCGGACGGTGGCGACGGCGGTGGCCGGCGACGATCTGCGCGCCGCAGCCGCGCAGCTGGGGCACGCGAAAATCAGCACCACGGAGGCGCACTACGCCGAGCGGCTGGTCGAGGTGGACGTGGCCGCCGCGTTGGATGAATATTTTGCCACTTAATCGCCATTTTTACCCGAACGGGCGACTACCTCACCGACTGTCAGCGCTCTGAACTGGGGTGATGGAGCCGGAGACGGGGGTCGAACCCGCAACCATCCGCTTACAAGGCGGGCGCGCTACCAGTTGCGCCACTCCGGCGACCGCGCCGCGGGGGCTGCCCCGCCGCGCTGGGGGCAATGCTACAAGGGCGGTTTAGACTACCGGCGGGAAGGAGGCGCCGATGCCGATCCGGGACTGGCTGCGCGGGCCCCGGGCCACCGTGGACGTGGTCCGGGCGGCCGCCGCCCCGCTGCCCCTGGCCCCGATCGACTACACCGATCCGGACCAGGTCACCGACGTGCTGGACCTCGCCGCGCGGATCGGCGGGGAGCTGCTGGCCTGCGGCACCGGCAACCGGGACACCGAGGTGCAGCTCAAGGCGGTCACCGCCGCCTTCGGGCTGACCCGGGTGCAGGTGGACATCACCTTCACCTCGGTGACCGTCTACCACCTGATCGGCGCCCGCCGGCTGCCGGTGACCGCGCTGCGGGTGGTGGACTCCACCACCCTGGACTTCCACCGCCTGGAGCGGGTGGACTCCCTGCTGCGCCGGATCAGCGGCGGCACGGTGTGCCTGGCCGACGCCCTGGCCGAGATGGCCGAGATCGAGGGGGCCCCGCCGAAGCACCGGATGCGGGTGGTCTACTCCGGTTGGGCGATGATGGCCGCGGCGGTGTCGGTGCTGCTGGGCTCGAATCTGCCGGTGGCGGCGGTGACCATGGTGGTCACCCTGGCCATCGTCACCGCGATGGGCGCGCTGGCGCTGCGCGGGCTGCCCGCCTTCTTCCAGAACGCCGCCGGCGGGTTCATCGCCGCCACCGCCGCGGCCGCCGCCTTCGAGATCGCCGCCCAGCTGGGCTACGCGCTGCCGCCCTCGCGGGTGGTCGCCTCCGGGATCATCGTGATGCTCGCCGGGCTGACCCTGGTGCAGGCGCTGCAGGACGGGATGACCGGGGCCTCGGTGACCGGCTCCGCCCGCTTCTTCGACACCATGCTGCTCACCGGCGGGATCATCGGCGGGATCGCCTTCGGCTTCGAGCTCGCCGCCCTGGTCGGGATCACCCTGCCCACCCTGGACGCCGCCCCCGCCCCGGGCCTGGCCCAGGCCACGGTGAAGGTGGTGGCCGGGGTGATCGCCACGATGAGCTTCACCCTGGCCTGCCAGGGCGGCCGCCGGGCGGTGGCCGTCTCCGGGACGACCGCGCTGCTCGGCTCGATGCTCTACTACTACCTGCTGCTGCCGGTGGGCCTGGGCCCGGTGGCCGGGGCGGCGGTGGCGGCGACCGCGGTGGGCCTGGCCGGCGGCCTGCTCTCCCGCCGGGCGGCGATTCCGCCGCTGGTCACCGCGGTGGCCGGGATCACCCCCTTCCTGCCCGGCATGGCCATCTACCGGGGC containing:
- a CDS encoding tyrosine-type recombinase/integrase, which produces MSRTRASRAAAGIAWRQAAVEEAARTRYGDTAGGDAAGLTDASTVVELVGAWLDSREGDLSPASRRIYRAALDHQIAPYLGDLVLREVGPRAVQAAADRMTPQSWRRARVVLRGAWQWGLRMEVVAHDPITPTTPPRVPARDPQALTPGEVRDTIAAVAARTNDPDIPGPRPRHPWLGALCVVLLGTGLRVSEATAMRWGDLDLDDDAAPSLLVRPVKTRHGTLARRRRVVLPRYAAATLREWRPAGADPAAPVWATSAGTAVAPGAVHRAMRAVAAYAAQRGLPYPDPAPTPHAFRRTVATAVAGDDLRAAAAQLGHAKISTTEAHYAERLVEVDVAAALDEYFAT
- the thrE gene encoding threonine/serine exporter ThrE → MPIRDWLRGPRATVDVVRAAAAPLPLAPIDYTDPDQVTDVLDLAARIGGELLACGTGNRDTEVQLKAVTAAFGLTRVQVDITFTSVTVYHLIGARRLPVTALRVVDSTTLDFHRLERVDSLLRRISGGTVCLADALAEMAEIEGAPPKHRMRVVYSGWAMMAAAVSVLLGSNLPVAAVTMVVTLAIVTAMGALALRGLPAFFQNAAGGFIAATAAAAAFEIAAQLGYALPPSRVVASGIIVMLAGLTLVQALQDGMTGASVTGSARFFDTMLLTGGIIGGIAFGFELAALVGITLPTLDAAPAPGLAQATVKVVAGVIATMSFTLACQGGRRAVAVSGTTALLGSMLYYYLLLPVGLGPVAGAAVAATAVGLAGGLLSRRAAIPPLVTAVAGITPFLPGMAIYRGLYSMLHEQTLMGFTALATALATASALAAGIVLGEWVARQLRRPRVLTRAGDIIRPRVRRRRDPGAAARRAARRDARAAGRPRGPRHRRHRG